From Acidobacteriota bacterium, one genomic window encodes:
- a CDS encoding DUF4160 domain-containing protein codes for MPKGDAEAKYWLEVAGFQVIEAHAYNMSPADKRIVRRIIFEHFDYIVSEWNKFEEKKHG; via the coding sequence TTGCCGAAGGGAGACGCCGAAGCCAAGTACTGGCTCGAAGTCGCGGGTTTCCAGGTTATCGAAGCCCACGCCTACAACATGAGTCCAGCGGATAAGCGAATCGTGCGTAGGATCATCTTTGAGCATTTCGACTACATCGTGTCAGAGTGGAATAAGTTCGAGGAGAAGAAACATGGATAA
- a CDS encoding DUF2442 domain-containing protein, whose amino-acid sequence MDKAHDIQKVEFIGTTMLLQVDGQKYEIEISEWSERLAMATQDQRERFEVSPAGYGLHWPDVDEDLSIDGLIGVKHSAPAAETTR is encoded by the coding sequence ATGGATAAGGCACACGACATTCAGAAGGTCGAGTTCATTGGAACGACCATGCTCCTCCAGGTCGATGGCCAGAAATACGAAATCGAGATTTCAGAATGGTCGGAACGACTCGCGATGGCAACGCAGGACCAGAGGGAGCGATTCGAGGTGTCTCCGGCAGGATATGGGCTTCATTGGCCGGACGTCGATGAGGATTTGTCCATTGACGGTCTGATTGGAGTGAAGCATTCAGCGCCTGCTGCTGAAACGACAAGATGA